A single Primulina eburnea isolate SZY01 chromosome 11, ASM2296580v1, whole genome shotgun sequence DNA region contains:
- the LOC140804838 gene encoding stromal processing peptidase, chloroplastic-like has protein sequence MLSMLNGDERFVEPTPNSLQLLTLAKVKDAVMNQFVCDNMEVSIVGDFSEEDIESCILEYLGTVKETKGLERAKHYHPIIFRQHASDWQHQQMFLKDTDERACAYIAGPAPDRWGLTFDGKNLRDSLCNSATFDEHVNFDRQSGESENAKKGVQGKLRGHPLFFAVTLGLLAEVINSRLFTTVRDSLGLTYHVSFELNLFDWLKLGWYVISRTSTPRKVHKAVDACKSVLRSLHSNQIAPRELD, from the exons ATGCTCTCTATGCTGAATGGAGATGAACGGTTTGTTGAGCCCACGCCAAATTCATTACAACTGTTGACACTTGCAAAAGTGAAAGATGCAGTGATGAATCAATTTGTTTGTGACAATATGGAG GTGAGTATTGTTGGAGACTTCTCAGAAGAGGATATCGAGTCTTGTATTTTGGAGTACCTAGGTACGGTAAAAGAAACAAAAGGTCTTGAGAGAGCGAAACACTACCACCCGATCATATTTCGACAACACGCTTCAGATTGGCAGCATCAACAA ATGTTTTTGAAGGACACAGATGAGCGAGCATGTGCATACATTGCAGGCCCTGCCCCGGATCGATGGGGTTTAACTTTTGATGGAAAGAATCTGCGAGATTCACTTTGCAATTCTGCTACATTTG ATGAACATGTAAATTTTGATCGACAATCTGGAGAGTCTGAGAATGCTAAAAAGGGTGTGCAAGGGAAACTGCGGGGTCACCCATTATTTTTTGCTGTTACATTGGGACTTCTGGCAGAGGTCATAAATTCGAG GCTCTTTACAACCGTCAGGGATTCTCTTGGATTGACCTATCATGTGTCATTTGAATTAAACCTATTTGACTGGTTGAAGCTTGGGTGGTATGTGATATCTAGAACATCAACCCCTAGAAAG GTGCATAAAGCTGTTGATGCTTGCAAAAGTGTCCTCAGAAGTCTGCACAGCAACCAAATTGCTCCAAGGGAATTGGATTAG